One region of Jonesiaceae bacterium BS-20 genomic DNA includes:
- a CDS encoding NUDIX hydrolase: protein MSTNERRTDRSAVPAPPGGHPLRIDPNAQRHVPVYHSPSSHYSDLPVVEETSAGGLVVKVIDNVMHTAVIARRNRAGRLEWCLPKGHLEGEETAEEAAIREISEETGILGVITRSLGSIDYWFTGEDRRVHKVVHHFLLRAVGGYLTVEGDPDSEAEDVAWVSFDDLFRTLSYPNERRLASVALEVLRNVYSETLESPSSSHQNGPNSPPVPEQ, encoded by the coding sequence ATGTCCACCAACGAACGACGCACAGACCGTTCGGCGGTCCCTGCGCCCCCTGGTGGCCATCCACTTCGGATTGACCCAAACGCGCAGCGCCACGTTCCGGTCTATCACAGTCCATCATCCCACTACAGTGACCTCCCGGTAGTCGAAGAAACTTCCGCGGGCGGTCTCGTAGTCAAGGTTATCGACAATGTCATGCATACGGCAGTCATTGCCCGGCGCAACCGTGCCGGGCGCCTTGAGTGGTGCCTGCCCAAAGGCCACCTCGAAGGCGAAGAGACCGCCGAAGAAGCCGCTATTCGAGAGATCAGCGAAGAAACTGGGATCTTGGGGGTGATCACCCGTTCCCTAGGATCAATTGACTACTGGTTTACCGGCGAGGACCGCCGCGTTCACAAGGTGGTTCACCACTTCCTGCTGCGAGCCGTAGGGGGATACCTCACCGTTGAAGGCGACCCCGACTCGGAGGCTGAGGACGTAGCATGGGTCTCCTTTGACGATCTGTTCCGCACCCTGAGTTACCCCAATGAACGCCGCCTAGCCTCCGTTGCTTTAGAGGTTTTACGTAATGTTTACAGCGAAACCCTAGAATCACCGTCAAGTTCACATCAAAATGGCCCCAATTCGCCGCCGGTGCCGGAACAATAG
- a CDS encoding CCA tRNA nucleotidyltransferase, whose protein sequence is MLVRRSEAILGLMNPIVVELGERFAAAGFELALVGGPVRDALLGRKTSDLDFATSANPDQTQTILAAWGDAHWDIGKEFGTIGAKRFAQDGGEDVVVEVTTYRTDEYDPKSRKPVVAFGDNLDADLSRRDFTVNAMAIALPQLEFVDPFEGLRDLAAKVLRTPIAAERSFDDDPLRMMRGARFAGQLGFDLEVSARAAIVAMAERISIVSAERVHDELNKLMLSDDPVKGLEVMVDTGLAAQVLPELPGMKEATDEHGRHKDVYQHSMIVLQQAIDLETGPDGPVPSPDLQLRLAALLHDIGKPATRRFEDNGSVSFHHHELVGAKMTSRRMRALKYDKETTKAVSRLVELHLRFHGYGEGAWTDSAVRRYVTDAGPLLERLHRLTRADCTTRNKRKAKMLSTAYDSLEERIKVLAAQEEINAIRPDLDGEAIMEILDIKPGKAVGMAYKFLMELRLDEGPLGQDEATKRLLAWWDGVGAELKDLTTYAPSGRKKNV, encoded by the coding sequence CTGCTGGTTCGCCGCAGTGAAGCGATCTTGGGCTTGATGAACCCGATAGTCGTTGAGTTGGGGGAGCGGTTTGCCGCGGCCGGTTTTGAGCTGGCTCTCGTGGGCGGGCCCGTACGGGACGCGCTCTTGGGTAGAAAGACTTCTGACTTAGACTTTGCGACCTCTGCTAACCCGGATCAAACCCAAACGATCCTGGCGGCTTGGGGCGACGCGCACTGGGACATTGGCAAGGAGTTTGGCACCATTGGTGCCAAGCGATTCGCCCAAGACGGCGGCGAGGACGTGGTGGTTGAGGTGACCACGTACCGCACCGATGAATACGATCCCAAGTCCCGTAAGCCCGTTGTTGCTTTTGGGGACAACCTAGACGCCGACCTGTCGCGCCGGGACTTCACGGTCAATGCGATGGCCATTGCGTTGCCGCAGCTGGAATTTGTGGACCCATTTGAAGGGCTGCGAGACCTTGCGGCCAAGGTTCTGCGGACGCCTATTGCCGCTGAGAGGTCCTTCGACGATGACCCGTTGCGGATGATGCGCGGAGCCCGGTTTGCAGGTCAACTTGGGTTTGACCTTGAGGTCAGCGCCCGAGCGGCCATTGTTGCCATGGCTGAGCGGATCAGCATTGTCTCGGCTGAGCGTGTCCATGACGAGCTCAACAAGTTGATGCTCTCGGATGATCCAGTCAAGGGCCTTGAGGTTATGGTGGACACCGGTCTGGCGGCGCAGGTGCTACCGGAGTTGCCGGGCATGAAGGAAGCGACCGATGAGCACGGTCGTCACAAGGACGTTTACCAGCACTCCATGATTGTGTTGCAGCAGGCAATCGACCTGGAGACCGGCCCTGACGGCCCTGTTCCCAGCCCGGACCTGCAACTACGTTTGGCGGCCTTGCTGCATGACATTGGCAAGCCAGCTACCCGTAGGTTTGAAGACAATGGTTCTGTCTCATTCCACCACCACGAGCTTGTCGGTGCAAAGATGACCTCGCGGCGCATGCGCGCATTGAAGTACGACAAGGAAACCACCAAGGCGGTTTCTCGTTTGGTTGAGCTGCACCTGCGGTTCCACGGATACGGGGAGGGGGCGTGGACGGACTCGGCTGTGCGGCGCTATGTTACCGATGCCGGCCCACTGCTCGAACGTTTGCACCGGTTGACCCGTGCGGATTGCACTACCCGCAACAAGCGCAAGGCCAAAATGCTCTCGACCGCTTATGACAGCCTGGAAGAGCGAATTAAAGTGCTTGCCGCACAAGAGGAGATCAATGCGATCCGTCCTGACCTGGACGGTGAGGCGATCATGGAGATCCTGGACATCAAGCCTGGCAAGGCGGTTGGGATGGCCTACAAATTCTTGATGGAGCTGCGCCTAGATGAGGGCCCGCTCGGTCAGGATGAAGCAACCAAGCGCCTCCTTGCCTGGTGGGACGGTGTTGGCGCTGAATTGAAGGACCTGACCACGTATGCGCCGAGCGGTCGCAAGAAAAACGTCTAA